Proteins from a single region of Siphonobacter curvatus:
- a CDS encoding glycoside hydrolase family 16 protein — protein sequence MKLLTVSCTALLALSFGACSGQKTPVSPAPPVTSGPKDLSWTFEKTPVWADEFDYTGLPDAKKWGYDLGGSGWGNNELQYYTDSENNARVANGKLTITARKESKEGKDYTSARLVSKGKGDFLYGRFEINAKLPAGRGTWPAIWMLPTDWAYGGWPNSGEIDIMEHVGYDPNVVHITTHTLAYYFKINTQKTATRTIDRATEDFHRYRVDWTPYAIRGYIDDEFIFEFVNEGKGSAVWPFDKRFHLLLNVAVGGDWGGAKGVDPTIFPAAMEVDYVRVYKMIEK from the coding sequence ATGAAATTGTTAACGGTTTCCTGTACCGCCTTACTCGCTCTCAGCTTTGGGGCTTGTTCGGGTCAGAAAACGCCGGTCAGTCCGGCTCCACCGGTCACCAGCGGTCCCAAGGACCTGAGCTGGACTTTTGAAAAAACGCCGGTTTGGGCAGATGAATTTGACTACACGGGATTACCCGATGCCAAGAAATGGGGCTACGATCTGGGCGGTAGTGGCTGGGGTAACAACGAGCTACAGTACTACACGGATAGCGAAAACAATGCCCGCGTCGCCAACGGAAAACTGACCATTACGGCCCGCAAGGAAAGTAAGGAAGGGAAAGACTACACCTCGGCTCGACTGGTGAGTAAAGGCAAGGGCGATTTTCTGTACGGACGTTTTGAGATCAACGCCAAGCTTCCGGCGGGACGAGGTACCTGGCCTGCCATCTGGATGTTACCCACCGACTGGGCCTACGGCGGCTGGCCAAATTCGGGCGAAATCGACATCATGGAACACGTGGGATACGACCCCAATGTAGTTCACATTACGACGCATACCCTGGCGTACTACTTCAAAATAAACACTCAAAAAACGGCTACCCGTACCATCGACCGGGCTACGGAGGATTTTCACCGATACCGCGTGGACTGGACGCCCTACGCCATCCGTGGGTACATTGACGACGAGTTCATCTTCGAATTTGTCAACGAAGGCAAAGGTTCCGCCGTATGGCCGTTCGATAAACGTTTTCATCTCCTGCTCAACGTAGCCGTCGGTGGCGACTGGGGCGGTGCCAAGGGCGTTGATCCCACTATTTTTCCGGCGGCGATGGAAGTGGATTACGTCCGCGTCTATAAAATGATCGAAAAATAA
- a CDS encoding RagB/SusD family nutrient uptake outer membrane protein yields the protein MKRNYRSLGVLLTAGLLFLSSCSDSFLEVKPRGTDLETNYYRNQQEAFNGLVAVYDVVGWQGGGYVTKVGAVNAASDDHYAGGGGPSDVTDYQVFSNYTLTPAVGPQGELWRKGFSGVFRANTLLQKLPSVPMDENLKNRYAAEAKFLRAYFYFDLVRLFKNVPLLTKTVSTSEMYDVLQAPPADVYKQIEQDLTEAMAVLPVTVPVATEAGRATQGAAHALLGKVYLQQEKFGQAAQELALVNGTPGGANTYGYKLLSNFGDLFKTKNKFNSESIFEISFTNTSAGTWDCISCTEGNVLNIMIGPRGYKPLKEGAPDYVSGWSFLVVTPDLFNAIHFDPRNQATIANLDSLEKNGIASYEKGYMNTGYFLNKLAARQADRPTGAGAPELNYPQNIYEIRLADTYLMEAEALVRGGGDQVRAAALLNAVRDRAYQDNLHRVPATLDNIMRERRVELAGEGHRWFDLVRWGTAAKVLASKGFVAGRNEVLPIPLLEMENTKIEQNKEWGGTK from the coding sequence ATGAAACGAAATTATAGATCACTGGGCGTACTCCTAACGGCGGGTTTGCTCTTCTTAAGTTCCTGTTCGGACAGCTTCCTGGAAGTAAAACCTCGCGGTACCGATCTGGAAACCAACTATTACCGGAATCAGCAGGAAGCCTTTAACGGGCTGGTGGCAGTGTATGACGTTGTCGGATGGCAGGGGGGCGGTTATGTCACGAAAGTGGGAGCCGTCAATGCCGCTTCCGATGATCATTATGCCGGTGGTGGTGGTCCGAGCGACGTAACCGATTACCAGGTATTTTCCAACTACACGCTGACGCCAGCAGTAGGCCCGCAGGGTGAACTCTGGCGGAAAGGATTTTCGGGCGTATTCCGGGCCAACACGCTGCTGCAAAAGTTACCCAGCGTGCCCATGGACGAAAACCTGAAAAACCGCTACGCAGCGGAAGCCAAGTTTTTGCGGGCGTACTTCTATTTCGATCTGGTACGGCTCTTCAAGAATGTTCCCTTGCTGACGAAGACCGTTTCTACGAGTGAGATGTACGATGTACTACAGGCTCCTCCGGCCGATGTCTACAAGCAAATTGAACAGGATTTAACCGAGGCCATGGCCGTTCTACCCGTCACGGTACCCGTGGCTACGGAAGCGGGTCGGGCTACGCAGGGAGCCGCCCATGCTCTGCTTGGGAAGGTATATCTGCAGCAGGAAAAATTTGGTCAGGCCGCTCAAGAGCTGGCTCTGGTAAATGGTACGCCCGGCGGTGCGAATACGTATGGGTACAAGCTGTTGAGCAATTTCGGCGATCTGTTCAAAACCAAGAATAAATTCAACAGCGAGTCCATTTTTGAGATTTCATTCACCAATACTTCCGCCGGAACCTGGGATTGTATCTCCTGTACCGAAGGAAACGTGCTAAACATCATGATTGGTCCCCGGGGCTACAAGCCCCTGAAAGAAGGTGCTCCGGATTACGTATCGGGTTGGAGCTTCCTGGTGGTGACGCCGGATTTGTTCAATGCCATTCATTTTGATCCGCGTAATCAGGCAACGATTGCTAACTTAGACAGTCTGGAGAAAAACGGTATTGCGAGTTACGAAAAAGGGTACATGAACACGGGGTATTTCCTAAACAAACTCGCGGCTCGTCAGGCAGATCGGCCGACGGGAGCGGGTGCACCCGAATTGAATTACCCCCAGAACATCTACGAAATCCGTCTGGCCGATACCTACCTGATGGAAGCCGAAGCACTGGTTCGGGGCGGCGGAGACCAGGTACGGGCGGCGGCTCTGCTGAACGCCGTACGCGATCGGGCCTATCAGGACAACCTGCACCGCGTACCGGCAACGCTTGACAACATCATGCGGGAGCGTCGGGTGGAATTGGCTGGCGAAGGCCACCGCTGGTTTGACCTGGTTCGCTGGGGTACGGCGGCGAAAGTACTGGCCTCTAAAGGCTTTGTTGCGGGCCGAAATGAGGTATTGCCGATTCCATTATTGGAAATGGAGAACACCAAGATCGAGCAGAATAAAGAGTGGGGCGGAACGAAATAA